From the genome of Amia ocellicauda isolate fAmiCal2 chromosome 14, fAmiCal2.hap1, whole genome shotgun sequence, one region includes:
- the LOC136767900 gene encoding cytosolic sulfotransferase 1 isoform X2: protein MEAIRPKLFDFRGVAMTNYFTDNFDNVEKFSAKPDDILIATYPKAGTTWVSHMLDQIYFGENSETLKSLPVYERVPFLEMCAPKHMPGVELIENMTSSPRLIKTHLPVQLVPKSFWEQNCRVIYVARNPKDNAVSYYHFDRMNYVEPEPGNWESFLERFKQGQMVFGSWYSHVKGWWERKQTNPRILYLFYEDLKEDVVRELGRLCDFLGVSLSEEARDRVLRAVGFQNMKDNSMANYSTCAVMDHSISPFMRKGMVADWKNHFTVSQNEEFDEDYQRRMKDTTLTFRMEI from the exons atgGAGGCGATTCGTCCGAAGCTGTTTGATTTTCGGGGGGTGGCCATGACTAACTATTTCACTGACAACTTTGACAATGTGGAGAAATTCTCAGCCAAGCCCGATGACATTCTCATTGCCACCTACCCAAAAGCAG gcACTACCTGGGTGTCCCACATGCTGGATCAGATCTATTTTGGGGAGAACTCTGAGACCCTGAAATCCCTCCCCGTCTACGAGAGGGTGCCCTTCTTGGAGATGTGTGCCCCCAAACACATGCCAG gtgtggaGCTGATAGAGAACATGACCTCATCTCCTCGCCTGATCAAGACTCACCTGCCGGTCCAGTTGGTGCCAAAGAGCTTCTGGGAGCAAAACTGCAGG gtgATCTATGTTGCTCGTAATCCTAAGGACAATGCTGTGTCTTATTACCATTTTGACCGCATGAATTATGTGGAGCCGGAGCCAGGAAACTGGGAGAGCTTCCTAGAGAGATTCAAACAGGGACAGA tggtGTTTGGGTCCTGGTACTCTCATGTTAAAGGATGGTGGGAGCGCAAACAGACCAACCCCCGGATACTCTACCTCTTCTATGAGGATCTAAAGGAG gaCGTGGTCAGGGAACTGGGTCGGCTGTGTGACTTCCTGGGCGTGTCTCTGAGCGAGGAGGCGCGGGACAGAGTGCTGAGAGCCGTCGGCTTCCAGAACATGAAGGACAACAGCATGGCCAACTACTCCACCTGCGCTGTGATGGACCACAGCATCTCACCATTCATGAGGAAAG GGATGGTTGCGGATTGGAAGAATCACTTCACTGTCTCTCAGAATGAAGAGTTTGATGAAGACTACCAGAGGAGGATGAAGGACACCACACTGACCTTCAGGATGGAGATATAG
- the LOC136767900 gene encoding cytosolic sulfotransferase 1 isoform X1, with amino-acid sequence MEAIRPKLFDFRGVAMTNYFTDNFDNVEKFSAKPDDILIATYPKAGTTWVSHMLDQIYFGENSETLKSLPVYERVPFLEMCAPKHMPGVELIENMTSSPRLIKTHLPVQLVPKSFWEQNCRVIYVARNPKDNAVSYYHFDRMNYVEPEPGNWESFLERFKQGQSESHRETVYQSVCVSVSQCVCIHLISLSLSLSLSLSVVFGSWYSHVKGWWERKQTNPRILYLFYEDLKEDVVRELGRLCDFLGVSLSEEARDRVLRAVGFQNMKDNSMANYSTCAVMDHSISPFMRKGMVADWKNHFTVSQNEEFDEDYQRRMKDTTLTFRMEI; translated from the exons atgGAGGCGATTCGTCCGAAGCTGTTTGATTTTCGGGGGGTGGCCATGACTAACTATTTCACTGACAACTTTGACAATGTGGAGAAATTCTCAGCCAAGCCCGATGACATTCTCATTGCCACCTACCCAAAAGCAG gcACTACCTGGGTGTCCCACATGCTGGATCAGATCTATTTTGGGGAGAACTCTGAGACCCTGAAATCCCTCCCCGTCTACGAGAGGGTGCCCTTCTTGGAGATGTGTGCCCCCAAACACATGCCAG gtgtggaGCTGATAGAGAACATGACCTCATCTCCTCGCCTGATCAAGACTCACCTGCCGGTCCAGTTGGTGCCAAAGAGCTTCTGGGAGCAAAACTGCAGG gtgATCTATGTTGCTCGTAATCCTAAGGACAATGCTGTGTCTTATTACCATTTTGACCGCATGAATTATGTGGAGCCGGAGCCAGGAAACTGGGAGAGCTTCCTAGAGAGATTCAAACAGGGACAGAGTGagtcacacagagagacagtgtatcagtcagtgtgtgtgtcagtcagtcagtgtgtctgtattcacctcatctctctctctctctctctctctctctctctgtcagtggtGTTTGGGTCCTGGTACTCTCATGTTAAAGGATGGTGGGAGCGCAAACAGACCAACCCCCGGATACTCTACCTCTTCTATGAGGATCTAAAGGAG gaCGTGGTCAGGGAACTGGGTCGGCTGTGTGACTTCCTGGGCGTGTCTCTGAGCGAGGAGGCGCGGGACAGAGTGCTGAGAGCCGTCGGCTTCCAGAACATGAAGGACAACAGCATGGCCAACTACTCCACCTGCGCTGTGATGGACCACAGCATCTCACCATTCATGAGGAAAG GGATGGTTGCGGATTGGAAGAATCACTTCACTGTCTCTCAGAATGAAGAGTTTGATGAAGACTACCAGAGGAGGATGAAGGACACCACACTGACCTTCAGGATGGAGATATAG
- the LOC136767842 gene encoding butyrophilin subfamily 1 member A1: protein MKPDPSEWLCVIALLLQHCSVSGSGNFQVLGPTKPFVIFAGEDAILPCHLSSRISAVGMEIRWFREDHSAPVCLHWRGKYDNEKQMAAYQNRTRLFPEEFRTGNVSLGLMAVRGSDDGRYRCLVQTDEWYEEALIDVVVKALGTLSTVSLHSEGGQTQLQCRSEGWYPAPTVMWTDSNGHNVTNQSKTTVESDGQGRLNVRSYFPLRQNSSVFCCLIRSTVPEPDWASQLHIAMDFFPYPCGWMVAFLLTTALSVVTGVVAVPLLLRQWRRMDKEENLWAFKGLLGKWVDVTLDPDVAYCELALSEDGKRVRRGKLREVPDNPRRFDSWCCTVSRESFTSGTHYWMVEVNGWCRIGVARESAQRKGKFAFTPQQGYWALGSFSSDFSALTDPVTPLPQSLQPSRMAVCVDLWRRRVSFYKVESRAHIYTFADIQFTEGDKLYPFFWTLDMNRDLVILPPVGSVD, encoded by the exons ATGAAGCCCGACCCTTCGGAGTGGCTCTGTGTGATTGCCCTGCTGCTGCAGCACTGCTCAGTCTCAGGATCAG GGAATTTTCAGGTTCTCGGCCCCACTAAACCCTTTGTCATCTTCGCCGGAGAGGATGCCATTCTGCCTTGTCATCTCTCGTCCCGCATCAGCGCAGTGGGCATGGAGATCAGGTGGTTCAGAGAGGACCACTCGGCGCCTGTGTGTCTACACTGGAGGGGCAAGTACGACAACGAGAAGCAGATGGCAGCCTACCAGAACAGGACACGACTCTTCCCAGAGGAGTTCAGGACAGGCAACGTGTCTCTGGGCCTGATGGCGGTGCGAGGCTCTGACGACGGTCGCTACAGATGTCTGGTTCAAACTGACGAGTGGTACGAAGAAGCTCTCATTGACGTTGTCGTGAAAG CTCTGGGGACCCTGTCCACAGTGTCCCTCCACTCTGAAGGAGGTCAAAcccagctgcagtgcaggtcaGAGGGATGGTACCCTGCGCCCACAGTGATGTGGACAGACAGCAACGGGCACAACGTCACCAATCAATCCAAGACCACGGTGGAGAGTGACGGTCAGGGGCGTTTGAATGTCAGAAGCTACTTCCCACTCAGACAGAATTCCAGTGTCTTCTGTTGCCTGATCCGGAGCACAGTGCCTGAACCAGACTGGGCATCCCAGCTCCACATAGCCA TGGACTTCTTCCCTTACCCCTGTGGGTGGATGGTGGCCTTCCTCCTCACCACAGCTCTCTCTGTGGTCACTGGTGTGGTGGCGGTTCCTCTTCTGTTGAGGCAGTGGAGGAGAATGGACA AGGAGGAGAATCTGTGGGCATTTAAAG GTCTCCTGGGCAAATGGG TGGACGTGACGCTGGACCCTGACGTGGCGTACTGTGAGCTCGCCCTCTCCGAGGATGGGAAGAGAGTACGACGGGGAAAGCTGCGGGAGGTTCCCGACAACCCCCGGCGCTTCGACTCCTGGTGCTGCACCGTGAGCCGGGAGAGCTTCACCTCGGGGACACACTACTGGATGGTGGAGGTCAACGGCTGGTGCAGGATAGGCGTGGCTCGGGAGTCCGCCCAGAGGAAGGGGAAGTTCGCCTTCACGCCCCAGCAGGGATACTGGGCTTTGGGATCCTTCTCTTCCGATTTCTCAGCGCTCACCGACCCTGTGACTCCCCTCCCCCAGAGCCTACAGCCCAGCCGGATGGCGGTGTGTGTGGATCTCTGGAGGAGGCGGGTCTCCTTTTACAAAGTGGAGTCCAGGGCTCATATCTACACCTTCGCTGACATTCAGTTCACTGAGGGAGATAAGCTCTATCCCTTCTTCTGGACTCTGGATATGAATAGGGACCTAGTTATTCTGCCTCCTGTTGGCTCTGTAGATTAA